Proteins co-encoded in one Hymenobacter swuensis DY53 genomic window:
- a CDS encoding DinB family protein, producing MAATALRTTDFLDALAADVEQAREVANRRFRSLTDDQLNRGPGPGKWSVGQCLEHLNIVGGLYLPVISRKIKAARERGSSPADTVAHGYFGRKMTDAMRVPASEKPMKTPQQYAPSGSRLPRTVVEVFSRQLDELSNLIEQARRVNANAIRIPNPIIPLLLPRLTDALELLVEHMKRHIGQAERVLDSREL from the coding sequence ATGGCCGCTACCGCCCTCCGTACTACCGATTTTCTGGATGCCCTGGCTGCTGATGTGGAGCAGGCAAGGGAAGTGGCCAACCGCCGCTTCCGTTCCCTCACCGACGACCAGCTGAACCGGGGACCCGGACCCGGAAAATGGAGCGTAGGCCAGTGCCTAGAGCACCTCAACATTGTGGGCGGCCTGTATCTGCCGGTTATCAGTCGCAAGATAAAGGCGGCCCGGGAGCGGGGATCTTCGCCTGCCGATACGGTGGCGCACGGCTATTTCGGCCGCAAAATGACCGACGCCATGCGCGTGCCAGCCAGCGAGAAACCCATGAAAACGCCCCAGCAGTACGCGCCCAGTGGCTCACGGTTGCCGCGTACCGTGGTGGAAGTATTCAGCCGTCAGCTGGATGAGCTCAGCAACCTGATTGAGCAGGCCCGCCGCGTGAATGCCAACGCCATCCGGATTCCCAACCCGATTATTCCGCTGCTGCTGCCCCGCCTGACCGATGCGCTGGAGCTGCTGGTGGAGCACATGAAACGCCACATTGGCCAGGCTGAGCGGGTGCTGGACAGCCGGGAGCTGTAG
- a CDS encoding ComEA family DNA-binding protein — MQIRGIGRGYARRIVEFRQRLGGFLRKEQVAEIYVLHDAPDLVDSLRKYTFVGAGFTPVQVDVNNASFEVLQAHPYVGKRLARVLVAFRQQHGPFRQPTDLRQIRVLDEATFEKLQPYLVVR, encoded by the coding sequence ATGCAGATTCGGGGAATTGGGCGCGGGTACGCTCGCCGAATCGTGGAGTTTCGCCAGCGGCTGGGCGGGTTTCTGCGCAAAGAGCAGGTAGCCGAAATTTACGTGCTGCACGATGCCCCGGACTTGGTGGACAGTCTGCGCAAATACACCTTTGTGGGCGCTGGCTTCACGCCTGTCCAAGTAGATGTCAATAATGCTTCCTTTGAGGTGCTACAGGCGCACCCGTACGTGGGTAAACGGCTGGCGCGGGTGCTGGTGGCGTTCCGGCAGCAGCACGGCCCGTTTCGCCAACCTACCGACCTGCGGCAGATCCGCGTGCTGGACGAGGCTACGTTTGAAAAGCTGCAACCATACTTGGTGGTGCGATAG
- a CDS encoding ComEA family DNA-binding protein codes for MSDQRPAPAKPALSRRPALYPLQRAVRRYFGFSRRETSGFVVLVLLMVLWLWLPALLRPVLPAYNPSADQRLLNTLAAELAARRTARPQFASRYPRRTYPARPRVPQVALAPFNPNALSALDWQARGLPAWLAERLVKYRDAVGGFRAKEQLRKAYGLSDTTYARLAPYLQLPDQLPPGRPARMPAVSPASIRTASRSKSRPAASRANRPALRPST; via the coding sequence ATGTCTGACCAGCGCCCGGCTCCGGCTAAGCCCGCTCTTTCCCGCCGCCCGGCGCTTTACCCCCTGCAACGGGCTGTTCGGCGCTATTTTGGCTTTTCCCGCCGTGAAACCTCCGGCTTTGTGGTGCTGGTGCTGCTGATGGTGCTCTGGCTCTGGCTGCCGGCCCTGCTCCGGCCCGTGCTGCCAGCCTACAACCCATCCGCCGACCAACGGCTGCTTAATACGCTGGCGGCTGAACTGGCAGCCCGTCGTACGGCCCGGCCGCAGTTTGCCAGCCGTTACCCCAGGCGCACGTACCCCGCGCGGCCCCGGGTGCCGCAGGTGGCCCTGGCACCTTTCAATCCCAACGCTCTTTCTGCGCTTGACTGGCAAGCTCGGGGGTTACCCGCGTGGCTGGCGGAGCGGCTGGTAAAGTACCGCGACGCGGTGGGCGGCTTCCGGGCCAAGGAGCAACTCCGCAAAGCCTACGGGCTGTCGGATACTACCTACGCCCGGCTGGCTCCCTACCTGCAACTACCCGATCAGCTTCCCCCCGGGAGGCCCGCTCGTATGCCCGCAGTCAGCCCGGCCAGTATCCGGACCGCAAGCCGTTCGAAGTCACGCCCGGCCGCTTCCCGCGCAAACCGACCCGCCTTGCGGCCTTCGACCTGA